The nucleotide window AGCGTTGTCGCTTTACCGCTTTTGGTAGTTCAGGACTTCGAAGAACGTTTACCTAACGTTTCGTCTAGTGGAAATCCGACTTTAAAAGGCCAAAAAGCAGATCCCCAACGACATAGTCAACTAATGTCAAACAGGACTTAGCTATGCTAAATATAGGTTGGCAAAACGCACGCGAAGTTGCGACGCATCACCCAAATGAATCAGAacgaatgttaaaaaatttattataatcTTTTTTACGGTATCGATAATGTAAATTTATTTACGAAATATCGAATGAAATGAATGAAAGTACTCGTAGTACATGTATGTCAAATCAGAAGTTGCATCTTTCGCTTGCATCCACGTCGTGTGTGAATTTTTGGATTCAGACACAAATACTCCGAAAATGGAAGGTCGAGTTGAACTGGTACACGTACATCAAATCAGAAATCCAATTCTTCGCTAGTATCCACGACTTGTttgaatttttcaataaagacaCAAATACCCCGAAAATGGAAGGTCGAGTTGAACTTGTACACGTGCGTCAAATCATAAATCCAAGTTGTCGCTTGTATCCACGTCGTGGGTAAATATTTGGATTCAGACACAAATACTCCAAAAATGGAAGGTCGAGTTGAACTCGTACACGTACGTCAAATCATAAATCCAATTTGTCGCTTGTATCCACGTCGTGTGTGAATTTTTGGATTCAGACACAAATACTCCGAAAATAGAATGTCGAGTTGAACTTGTACACGTACGGCAAATCAGAAATTCAATTCTTCGCTAGTATCCATGtcttgtttgaattttttgataGAGACACAAATACCCCGAAAATGGAAGGTCGAGTTGAACTCGTACACGTACATCAAATCATAAATCCAATTCTTCGCTTGTATCCACGTCGTGTGTGAATTTTTGGATTCAGACACAAATACCCCGAAAATGAAAGGTCGAGTTGAACTCGTACATGTACGTCAAATCAGAAATCCAATTCTTCGCTAGTATCCACGtcttgtttgaattttttgataGAGGCACAAATACCCCGGAAATGGAAGGTCGAGAATGACACTGTACGGTTTTGTTAGTGAAACATAATTTTGATACCCATGTTAAAAATGTTGCCGAAGTTCTATTACCTTTAGTGCCTTGAGTTTCTTTTATCGAGATTTTTTTGAGTGTGGGGAACGAATAACTTGCCTCTTTAAATCAAGAGTTCACTGTATCGGGGTTCGTTACAAAGAACGGTATATAACAGTTTCTTCAGGTTAAATTGAAGGGGAATGGACCTACATCGAAACTTTCACTATATCGGCGGTTGGTTACATCGACAGTCCTCTGTATATTTTATAGTATTTTGTACTATAGAAGACaaatacagtaaaaaataattatttgaggaaactgtGATATTGGAATAACCGCATTGTATAGCTCAGGCCCAATTCGTGTGGAGAAAGacaaacacaataaaaaacaattatttgagGATACTGTGAAATTAGAAAGAAGTTATACTTCGATTTCGTGAATGTTTGAATAATATactgtttacatattttactctttttgttaaaaatacaattatatATAAATACAGAAAGATACTAAAATCTCCTTGGAGTTAAAAACTCATGCGAAATTAAGAAGCCATGTTTTACGTAGCAAAAGAACCCCATGGTAGAATTCGAAGAATGCAAATATTTAATCGATATCTTGATTAAACTGATGGGATAATAGAGTAAAATAATTAGGAAATTGCTAAAAGGTGTAAAAACGGCAATCCAAAAAcaaataagttatttatttacaactAATTACTCGTATTCGTTTTCTGAATTCGAATCATcactatcatcatcatcatcactaTCAAGGTCATTGTCGGAATCATCTTCATCAGTCAATTCTTCTACACTATAGGTACTGTCGGTATTCGCCTTCATTATGTCCAAAAAATGTTGGTAACTAttcaataattgtttttttgcaaATCGTACACCTTTTTTTATGAAGAGAATTTTAGATTGGGATATCACCTAAAACGTAAAATTTCACGACCTACTAATTTACACAAAAAAGAGAGTGTAATCTcttaaattaaatatttgatCAGTTATGCTGTGCAGGTAAATGACTAACATTTGGAGTCTGTTGAATCACTTTCGTAGCTTCTTCAAGTTTAACAATCACGTTTTTGTAATACGACAGATAGTTTGTCATTTCTCTTTGCAAAATTTCGATTTCTTCTTCGCATCGTTTTATCAGTTCAAAAAGAATGACAACAGAACGTTTAAAGTTCATCGATAATCctgaaacataaaaacaaaataatatgaggcaataaacataataaaaaaatgcacaCAGCATACATTCAATGATTTAATGTGTCACAGAGAGTACAAAGGCAAACACAAAGTGACATTTTATTTGCAGTACCTTCA belongs to Hydractinia symbiolongicarpus strain clone_291-10 chromosome 1, HSymV2.1, whole genome shotgun sequence and includes:
- the LOC130648955 gene encoding uncharacterized protein LOC130648955; the protein is MLCAFFYYVYCLILFCFYVSGLSMNFKRSVVILFELIKRCEEEIEILQREMTNYLSYYKNVIVKLEEATKVIQQTPNVISQSKILFIKKGVRFAKKQLLNSYQHFLDIMKANTDSTYSVEELTDEDDSDNDLDSDDDDDSDDSNSENEYE